A portion of the Candidatus Paceibacterota bacterium genome contains these proteins:
- the rpsP gene encoding 30S ribosomal protein S16 → MATKIRLMRMGKIRTPYYRIVVTDSRKARNGLSIEEIGRYSPTQEPSFIEVNSERAVYWLGVGALPTPAVEAILKITGDWQKHKGLPGTEGTLRVAAPRVHKSVAYEAAVKGAMNEPKEGATTLKKKAQEKLAAKSAPAVEAPAVVEETVATPVAEPTVEVLMADVVEPTTPEVKAEIAEAAE, encoded by the coding sequence TTGGCTACAAAAATTCGTCTTATGCGCATGGGCAAAATCCGCACCCCGTACTACCGAATAGTCGTTACGGATTCACGCAAGGCCCGCAATGGTCTCTCGATTGAAGAGATCGGTCGTTACTCACCTACCCAAGAGCCATCGTTCATCGAGGTCAACTCTGAGCGTGCTGTGTACTGGCTAGGAGTCGGCGCACTTCCAACACCTGCTGTAGAGGCAATCTTGAAAATCACCGGTGACTGGCAGAAGCACAAGGGTCTTCCAGGAACAGAAGGCACCCTTCGCGTTGCTGCGCCACGCGTTCACAAGAGCGTTGCTTATGAAGCCGCCGTCAAGGGCGCGATGAACGAGCCTAAGGAAGGCGCAACAACTCTGAAGAAGAAGGCACAAGAGAAACTTGCTGCCAAATCTGCTCCAGCCGTTGAAGCTCCAGCTGTCGTTGAAGAAACTGTAGCAACACCTGTAGCAGAGCCAACAGTTGAGGTGCTCATGGCAGATGTCGTTGAACCGACTACTCCTGAGGTCAAGGCCGAAATCGCAGAGGCTGCTGAATAA
- a CDS encoding diadenosine tetraphosphate hydrolase, translating to MNQWRQDRIGSALRGENPTVLARLPGGFAVMGDPQWLPGYCVLLTDDPKAERLSDLSRSERSAFLESMANLGEAVERACKEADPSFRRLNLEILGNADAFLHAHVWPRYEWEPPEFIYRPVWLYPVDKWRDEATALGDQHKALRVAITNCLTGR from the coding sequence ATGAACCAGTGGCGACAAGATCGAATCGGCTCGGCACTGCGGGGTGAGAACCCGACCGTGCTTGCTCGGCTGCCTGGCGGCTTTGCAGTCATGGGCGACCCACAGTGGTTGCCGGGTTACTGCGTACTGCTTACCGACGATCCCAAGGCCGAGCGCTTGTCAGATTTATCCCGGTCCGAACGCTCGGCGTTCTTGGAAAGTATGGCCAACTTGGGCGAGGCGGTGGAGCGGGCATGCAAAGAAGCTGATCCTTCTTTTCGGCGCCTCAACCTTGAGATTCTCGGCAATGCCGATGCTTTTTTGCACGCTCACGTTTGGCCTCGGTACGAGTGGGAACCGCCAGAATTCATATACCGACCCGTGTGGTTGTACCCGGTAGATAAGTGGCGAGATGAAGCAACCGCACTTGGTGATCAACACAAAGCACTGCGAGTTGCGATCACGAATTGTCTGACCGGTCGCTAA
- a CDS encoding RNA-binding protein, translating into MIDEALEHLVKGIVDHPEDVIITEKTHRRGSTLEVRVNPEDIGKVIGRNGRTAKALRTVVSALAGRSIRVDLVETDEGR; encoded by the coding sequence ATGATTGATGAAGCCCTCGAACATTTAGTTAAGGGAATCGTTGACCATCCTGAGGATGTCATCATCACAGAGAAGACTCATCGACGTGGAAGCACGCTGGAAGTTCGAGTCAATCCCGAAGATATCGGCAAAGTCATTGGACGCAATGGACGTACTGCAAAGGCGCTGCGCACAGTCGTGAGCGCTCTTGCAGGTCGCTCCATTCGCGTCGATCTCGTGGAGACGGACGAAGGCAGGTAG
- a CDS encoding SDR family NAD(P)-dependent oxidoreductase, which yields MEELVGKVALVTGASRGIGRVISLRLAQAGAQLVLAGRDRVGLEETARLITTAGGLAPLIAHLDLLDRITVNATVSQTLETFGRIDVLVNNSGITGNPVALTELPEKDWDETIDTNLKGPFLLTQSVLPAMIKRESGSIIFIGSVTGKRPFKNRSAYAASKLGLVGLMRTLALEVASNGIRVNLISPGFVAGPRLEGVVDNVAEMEKISHEEARVKMIGMVPMEHFVSPENIAEGVLFLASERSAGITGDDLNISGGLVMY from the coding sequence ATGGAAGAGCTGGTAGGCAAAGTTGCACTCGTGACTGGCGCAAGTCGTGGCATCGGTCGGGTCATTAGTCTTCGCTTAGCCCAGGCCGGTGCCCAATTGGTTCTGGCCGGCAGAGATCGGGTCGGTCTGGAAGAGACTGCCCGGCTGATCACAACCGCAGGTGGTCTTGCACCGTTGATCGCTCATTTGGATCTACTTGATCGTATTACGGTCAATGCAACGGTTTCGCAGACTCTAGAAACTTTCGGGCGCATAGATGTCCTAGTAAACAACAGTGGAATCACGGGCAACCCAGTAGCGCTAACCGAGTTACCCGAGAAAGATTGGGATGAGACGATTGACACCAATCTCAAAGGTCCATTCCTTCTTACCCAGTCGGTGCTTCCCGCGATGATTAAACGTGAAAGTGGCTCGATCATTTTCATCGGATCAGTTACTGGAAAGCGTCCATTCAAGAACCGGAGTGCTTATGCGGCGTCGAAGTTGGGCCTGGTTGGGCTGATGCGCACACTTGCTTTGGAAGTGGCATCTAATGGGATCAGAGTCAATCTTATTTCGCCGGGATTTGTCGCTGGCCCGCGTCTGGAGGGAGTGGTCGACAATGTGGCAGAGATGGAGAAGATTTCCCATGAAGAGGCGCGTGTAAAGATGATCGGAATGGTCCCTATGGAACATTTCGTTTCCCCAGAGAACATTGCAGAAGGAGTTCTTTTCCTTGCCAGTGAACGTTCGGCCGGAATAACCGGTGATGATCTCAATATCTCCGGCGGATTGGTCATGTACTAA
- a CDS encoding DMT family transporter translates to MNSKIAYALLAFSTICWGVASPFSDLAVESFSPVALTVIQSLVGALLLGTILLFRRSKVRIPWRLAIILGVLEPGLTFYFANLGFQRSTVSIGIMILSLETIFIVLIGLLWLKERVTSIEWIAVLIGISGAVIGANPWNGSTGASPLAILFFSLAALTAALYVVTVRKYGVNVDVYALAFGQMVASTIFCALVFLLTPGRYVAKSYELKFTGSAILAGLFGVGLAFLSFTIAAKKIKAAHLGIALNFILVIAMVGSWILGRGIPKLPQIIGAVLVLFSLQALSWNQRRSNAAL, encoded by the coding sequence GTGAACTCCAAAATTGCATACGCATTGCTAGCGTTTTCAACCATATGTTGGGGTGTCGCAAGTCCCTTTTCGGATCTGGCCGTGGAATCCTTTTCTCCCGTGGCGCTGACTGTCATTCAATCATTGGTCGGAGCGTTGCTACTCGGAACGATTCTGCTCTTTCGCCGATCTAAAGTTCGCATTCCATGGCGTTTAGCCATAATTCTGGGAGTTCTCGAACCAGGACTCACCTTCTATTTTGCCAATTTGGGATTTCAGCGCAGCACGGTGAGCATTGGCATAATGATTTTGAGTCTTGAGACCATTTTCATCGTGCTCATCGGTCTCCTCTGGCTGAAGGAGCGAGTTACATCGATCGAGTGGATTGCAGTGCTCATCGGAATATCAGGTGCTGTCATCGGGGCAAATCCATGGAATGGGTCGACTGGAGCAAGCCCTCTAGCCATTCTCTTCTTTTCTCTCGCGGCACTGACGGCAGCACTTTATGTTGTAACAGTGCGCAAGTACGGCGTGAACGTTGATGTCTACGCCCTTGCATTTGGGCAGATGGTGGCATCCACTATTTTTTGTGCACTCGTATTCTTGCTCACGCCTGGAAGGTACGTGGCAAAGAGCTACGAATTGAAGTTCACAGGTTCGGCGATACTCGCAGGTCTCTTCGGAGTGGGATTGGCATTCCTATCTTTTACAATCGCTGCCAAGAAAATCAAGGCGGCACACTTGGGGATCGCATTGAATTTCATACTTGTCATTGCGATGGTGGGTTCCTGGATTTTGGGGAGGGGAATCCCGAAGTTGCCACAAATAATTGGTGCTGTCCTGGTGCTGTTTAGCCTTCAGGCTCTCTCCTGGAATCAAAGACGGAGTAACGCAGCGTTATAG
- the trmD gene encoding tRNA (guanosine(37)-N1)-methyltransferase TrmD — protein sequence MDIDAVTIFPEYFAPLQLSLIGRAQENGILDIAIHDLREFTDDNHHSVDDTPYGGGAGMVMKAEVWGEALDPLMTPNSDLIILTPAGKVFDQRMAEELAKSPHLIFACGRYEGIDARVGEYYSQESFAAQGIKVREVSIGNYVLGGGEVAALVMIEAITRLLPGVIGNPDSLVEESHAEAGFIEYPNYTRPQVWRELAVPEILLSGNHGAIATWRAQTAATRAGGLAPNSP from the coding sequence ATGGATATCGACGCCGTCACAATATTTCCTGAATATTTCGCACCCCTTCAACTTTCATTGATCGGCAGGGCGCAAGAGAATGGGATTCTCGATATCGCCATTCATGACCTTCGCGAATTCACCGATGACAATCACCACAGCGTTGACGACACTCCTTATGGTGGTGGTGCAGGAATGGTGATGAAAGCGGAAGTGTGGGGAGAAGCCCTCGACCCATTAATGACTCCCAACTCAGATCTCATCATCCTGACTCCTGCCGGAAAAGTTTTCGATCAGCGGATGGCCGAAGAATTGGCGAAGTCACCTCACCTTATTTTTGCGTGCGGCCGCTATGAAGGCATCGATGCGCGAGTCGGCGAGTACTACTCGCAAGAGTCTTTCGCTGCGCAAGGCATCAAGGTGCGCGAGGTAAGTATTGGTAATTACGTCCTGGGTGGTGGAGAAGTTGCCGCCCTTGTAATGATTGAAGCGATCACTCGATTGCTTCCTGGCGTCATCGGCAACCCGGATTCGTTGGTGGAGGAGTCACACGCCGAAGCAGGTTTCATCGAATACCCCAATTACACAAGGCCTCAAGTCTGGCGAGAATTGGCCGTGCCCGAGATATTGCTCAGCGGCAACCACGGCGCTATCGCCACGTGGCGCGCGCAGACCGCAGCGACTCGTGCGGGCGGGCTCGCGCCTAATTCGCCCTGA
- a CDS encoding type 1 glutamine amidotransferase: MSANKRVLFIEHDHVSEGGPVWAQFSKRGYDISRFNIVSELHFNQPNVSVVWPDLLAFDIVVVMGSPWGVWEDERIGNWLLPELKLIKEVHNSGIPILGICFGGQLMARVLGGSVARGPKAELGWYTIDSNDPTLISPGPWFQYHWDRWTTPPGAVEIAKTELANQAFTFGRTLALQFHPEMDSHVLDLWLEMDGGSEEVEGEGMSIEALREETRRQEEHSNKRAYDLVDQFLDRIAGAPVQPVD; this comes from the coding sequence GTGAGTGCAAATAAGCGAGTCCTCTTCATTGAGCACGACCATGTGAGTGAAGGCGGTCCTGTCTGGGCGCAGTTCTCCAAGCGCGGATATGACATCTCTCGTTTTAATATCGTCTCCGAACTGCATTTCAATCAACCCAATGTCAGCGTCGTGTGGCCCGATCTTCTCGCCTTCGACATCGTCGTTGTTATGGGATCGCCTTGGGGAGTGTGGGAGGACGAGCGCATTGGCAATTGGCTCCTTCCTGAATTAAAGCTCATCAAAGAAGTACACAACTCGGGGATTCCAATCCTTGGTATCTGCTTCGGCGGACAACTCATGGCCCGCGTTTTGGGCGGGTCGGTCGCTCGCGGCCCCAAAGCTGAATTAGGTTGGTACACAATAGATAGCAATGACCCAACCCTTATTTCACCAGGACCGTGGTTTCAGTACCACTGGGATCGTTGGACGACACCTCCTGGCGCCGTTGAAATCGCCAAGACCGAATTAGCCAATCAGGCCTTCACCTTCGGTCGAACCCTTGCCCTGCAGTTTCACCCGGAAATGGATAGTCATGTCCTTGATCTCTGGTTGGAGATGGATGGCGGAAGTGAAGAAGTCGAAGGCGAGGGCATGAGCATCGAAGCTCTGCGCGAAGAGACGCGCCGGCAAGAGGAGCACTCAAACAAACGCGCCTACGATCTTGTCGATCAATTTCTTGATCGGATCGCAGGCGCACCTGTACAGCCAGTGGATTAG
- a CDS encoding sigma factor-like helix-turn-helix DNA-binding protein — MQPQSFKDFYSISKDGCFRALAVTVQNLGEAEDLLAESFTRGLEHWEELQKHPAPEAWIVRTALNLHRDRWRRILTAAKFGPMEHDYSIDILEFVDPELIKAIRSLPEKQRLVIAFRVLLDLSIEQTATEMGIAAGTVAAHLNRALQTLRTTLNKRSWVEE, encoded by the coding sequence ATGCAGCCGCAATCCTTCAAGGATTTCTACAGCATCTCTAAAGACGGGTGCTTTCGAGCCCTGGCCGTCACCGTGCAAAACCTTGGCGAAGCAGAAGATCTGCTCGCCGAGAGTTTCACGCGGGGGTTGGAGCATTGGGAAGAACTTCAAAAGCATCCGGCCCCCGAAGCATGGATTGTGCGAACCGCGCTCAACCTACATCGTGACAGATGGCGACGAATTCTGACTGCCGCCAAGTTCGGCCCAATGGAACACGACTACTCAATAGATATCCTCGAATTTGTGGATCCGGAGTTAATAAAGGCTATTCGCTCACTTCCCGAAAAGCAGAGATTGGTGATCGCCTTCCGAGTCTTGCTTGATTTATCGATTGAGCAAACGGCAACAGAAATGGGCATTGCAGCAGGAACCGTTGCAGCCCATCTCAACCGCGCATTGCAAACTTTACGAACAACTCTGAATAAACGAAGCTGGGTAGAGGAGTAA
- a CDS encoding PIN domain-containing protein yields MPHSSLLDASALVALVLRENGWRTVDAIVDSGLALTTPNTLAETFEICRQKKTGISQDEILQLLKLKNVQVVPLVEEDAVEAGYIYKKAAEHNSRSLAQIHISLVDVTLLAVGKRLNAIVVFSDNAWKLIDLPGIEVRPFR; encoded by the coding sequence GTGCCTCACAGTTCGCTGCTGGATGCTTCAGCGCTAGTGGCATTGGTACTACGAGAAAATGGCTGGAGAACGGTAGATGCCATTGTCGACTCGGGCTTGGCTCTCACCACTCCAAATACTTTAGCGGAAACCTTTGAAATTTGTAGGCAGAAAAAAACCGGAATCTCTCAAGATGAAATACTCCAACTTCTGAAGTTGAAGAACGTGCAGGTTGTGCCACTGGTAGAAGAGGACGCGGTAGAGGCTGGATATATCTACAAAAAAGCAGCGGAGCATAATTCAAGAAGCCTGGCACAAATTCACATAAGTCTGGTAGACGTCACTCTTCTCGCAGTCGGCAAGAGATTAAATGCCATAGTCGTCTTCTCTGATAATGCCTGGAAACTCATTGATCTACCCGGAATCGAAGTCCGACCATTTCGTTAA
- the rimM gene encoding ribosome maturation factor RimM (Essential for efficient processing of 16S rRNA): MRLLVGRIGRAHGIHGEATVEVRTDQPEDRFAIGARVQTDAHGELLITSHRWHNGILLLGFENILDRNGIEKLRDTLMYCDVDINERVEDKDDYHVLQLIGCTAYLESGEEFGTVADVINLPGQDLLAIDTSTGEVLIPFVRQLVPVVDISKKRVIVIPPTIADQA, encoded by the coding sequence ATGCGTCTGCTCGTGGGGCGAATTGGTCGTGCTCACGGAATCCACGGTGAGGCGACTGTAGAGGTTCGCACCGATCAACCTGAAGACCGTTTTGCCATCGGCGCTCGCGTGCAGACGGATGCACACGGTGAATTGCTCATCACTTCACATCGCTGGCATAACGGGATTCTCCTGCTCGGCTTTGAGAATATCCTTGATCGAAACGGCATTGAAAAACTCCGCGACACATTGATGTACTGCGACGTTGATATCAACGAGCGCGTCGAAGATAAAGACGATTACCACGTACTCCAACTCATCGGCTGCACGGCATATCTCGAATCAGGCGAAGAGTTCGGAACAGTGGCCGACGTTATCAATTTGCCGGGGCAAGATCTTTTAGCCATTGATACTTCAACCGGTGAAGTCCTCATTCCATTTGTTCGACAATTGGTGCCCGTCGTGGATATTTCAAAAAAACGAGTGATAGTCATTCCTCCTACTATTGCGGATCAGGCGTAG
- a CDS encoding acyl-ACP desaturase, which produces MDPAIQIRLIRDLEPTVAVELSRHLSVQKNWYPHEYVPWSEGRTFAGPLNGDAWEAKDSRLSVIAQDSLVLNLMTEDNLPSYHSEIAIAMGRDGAWGNWLERWTAEEARHAIVIRDYLMATRGVDPYELEDLRMAHMQLGYQTPYDSDMLHTVAYVSFQELATRISHRNTGRISNDPIAESLLQRVSLDENLHMIFYRNLLGKAIDLEPNAAMRAITDVVTNFAMPGVGMPGFGRKAVQIALAGIYDQKQHIDEVVAPVLRAWKIFEREDLNGEGNAARDELAAFISQAEADASRFIEKRDAHFDKLVARGQEPIRLS; this is translated from the coding sequence ATTGATCCAGCAATCCAGATTCGCCTCATCCGCGATCTAGAGCCCACGGTTGCCGTTGAGTTATCGCGTCACTTATCGGTGCAGAAGAACTGGTACCCACACGAATACGTCCCGTGGAGTGAAGGCAGGACCTTTGCAGGCCCTCTTAATGGCGATGCTTGGGAGGCAAAGGACTCACGATTGAGTGTTATTGCCCAAGATTCACTCGTTTTAAATTTAATGACGGAAGATAATTTGCCCAGCTATCACAGCGAAATCGCTATTGCGATGGGTCGCGATGGTGCCTGGGGAAATTGGCTGGAGCGATGGACTGCCGAGGAAGCGCGTCACGCCATCGTGATCCGCGACTACTTGATGGCCACGCGCGGTGTCGATCCCTACGAACTCGAAGACCTTCGCATGGCTCATATGCAATTGGGTTATCAGACTCCATATGACTCCGACATGCTCCACACCGTCGCCTATGTTTCATTCCAGGAATTGGCCACCCGTATTTCCCATCGCAACACCGGCAGGATTTCCAACGATCCCATTGCCGAGAGTTTGCTCCAACGAGTTTCATTGGACGAGAACCTTCACATGATTTTCTACCGCAACCTTCTGGGCAAGGCGATCGATCTTGAGCCAAATGCGGCGATGCGGGCAATCACCGACGTGGTCACCAACTTTGCAATGCCAGGGGTTGGAATGCCAGGATTTGGTCGAAAGGCAGTACAGATTGCTCTGGCTGGAATTTATGACCAAAAGCAACACATTGACGAGGTCGTTGCTCCCGTGCTTCGCGCATGGAAGATCTTCGAGCGCGAGGACTTAAACGGTGAAGGAAATGCCGCTCGTGACGAGCTCGCCGCATTTATTAGCCAGGCCGAGGCAGATGCGTCACGGTTTATTGAAAAGCGCGATGCTCACTTTGATAAGTTGGTCGCGCGTGGCCAGGAGCCCATTCGACTGAGTTAG